The Pocillopora verrucosa isolate sample1 chromosome 14, ASM3666991v2, whole genome shotgun sequence genome has a segment encoding these proteins:
- the LOC131769398 gene encoding L-gulonolactone oxidase — translation MGNSVDCCYNSRWSYQCIFPCIRYCTYSGRRVFYNFDGTEKVQPLVYIYHPQDELVHCFPEALYGIDDDDDIKNQMQSHDGLNGAGQIAALCKYAADNGYTIRAVGTGSSWSRLTHTRDILVVMTDLNKILVVAPPTPEDSQSEDSEMESTETTYEVEVQAGKLVVDFVEELDKKHNLALKMIGNYAGQTVGGVASTSTHGSGWFSGTMSTFVVGLHLIVRGGIQVKVRGGPESIADCEAKIDKAKYGEDPVEINSDEVLKACQVGLGCMGVIYSITYSCVPMYNLEEIRKMEQVSWPEATMTEDEEGNNDCDDALVGKKLQLGEVLEKFAEMYKTKDAEYFSFFVNPYPLGPRDDKHIEMAYSKAFKTDLGPTCCACCSCCCNCCGGRGMADLGCMQTDCISSCLQGCANCCPTCIPQLTNFGVSQFSFEKPYRQTWYNVLQYTKGNIHYRSAEWCLPLEHLQSALTMVIKLAQEYAKKHKQYSLLPFYVRLAHSDDLYLSPASKFRPDGTINDYNCYIEVPFLPGAYGIDEFQEMLENKLYEEFKARPHWGKNNRLNQSKIEEIYHKDSLKKWGEVYKIFNKGGPFENRFTNNMGFAELFDHPIDEQPSA, via the exons ATGGGAAACAGCGTGGATTGTTGTTACAACTCGCGCTGGTCCTACCAGTGCATTTTTCCTTGCATTCGTTATTGTACATACTCAGGACGCCGGGTCTTTTACAACTTTGACGGCACGGAAAAGGTTCAACCACTCGTCTATATTTACCATCCCCAGGACGAGCTTGTTCACTGTTTTCCAGAAGCTCTTTATGGCAttgatgacgacgatgatataaaaaatcaaatgcaaagccATGATG GGCTTAATGGCGCTGGTCAGATCGCAGCGTTGTGTAAGTATGCAGCGGACAATGGCTACACCATTCGCGCTGTGGGCACAGGTTCCTCTTGGTCTCGCCTCACCCACACTAGAGACATACTCGTGGTCATGACAGATTTGAACAAGATTCTCGTAGTCGCACCACCGACACCGGAGGATTCACAGTCGGAGGATTCAGAAATGGAATCAACGGAAACGACATATGAAGTCGAAGTACAAGCAGGGAAACTCGTTGTAGATTTTGTCGAGGAACTAGACAAGAAACATAACCTGGCGCTCAAGATGATAGGAAACTACGCAGGCCAAACGGTTGGAGGAGTGGCGAGCACTTCCACTCATGGATCAGGATGGTTCAGTGGAACAATG TCCACTTTTGTAGTGGGTCTTCACTTAATCGTACGTGGTGGAATCCAAGTGAAGGTACGTGGCGGCCCCGAAAGCATTGCGGACTGCGAAGCAAAGATCGATAAAGCCAAATACGGAGAAGACCCGGTCGAGATTAACAGTGATGAGGTGTTAAAGGCATGTCAAGTAGGCTTAGGATGTATGGGGGTAATCTATTCCATTACCTACAGCTGTGTTCCTATGTACAATCTGGAGGAAATCAGAAAAATGGAACAGGTCTCTTGGCCAGAAGCGACGATGACCGAAGACGAGGAAGGCAACAACGACTGTGACGATGCGTTAGTGGGTAAGAAGTTGCAATTGGGAGAGGTTCTTGAAAAGTTTGCTGAAATGTACAAGACAAAAGATGCAGAATATTTCTCGTTTTTCGTCAATCCATACCCACTAGGACCAAG GGATGACAAGCATATCGAAATGGCTTACTcgaaagctttcaaaacagaTCTTGGACCAACCTGCTGTGCTTGTTGCTCATGCTGTTGTAATTGTTGCGGGGGAAGAGGAATGGCGGACCTAGGCTGCATGCAGACAGACTGCATATCCTCTTGCCTACAAGGATGTGCCAATTGTTGTCCCACTTGTATTCCACAGCTCACCAACTTCGGTGTGTCACAGTTCTCGTTCGAAAAACCGTATCGGCAGACATGGTACAACGTGCTGCAGTACACAAAAGGCAATATCCA CTATCGCTCAGCAGAATGGTGCTTACCGTTGGAACACCTCCAAAGTGCCCTAACCATGGTGATAAAACTGGCTCAAGAGTACGCAAAAAAGCATAAACAGTATTCCCTGCTACCATTTTATGTGAGACTTGCACATTCCGATGATTTGTACCTGAGCCCTGCAAGCAAGTTTAGACCTGACGGAACCATCAATGATTACAACTGTTACATTGAG GTACCATTTCTCCCTGGAGCATACGGCATTGACGAGTTCCAGGAGATGTTAGAGAACAAGCTCTACGAGGAGTTCAAAGCGAGGCCACACTGGGGAAAGAATAATCGCCTCAACCAGTCTAAGATCGAGGAGATCTACCACAAGGATAGCCTGAAAAAATGGGGAGAAGTGTATAAGATATTTAACAAAGGAGGCCCGTTTGAAAATCGCTTCACAAATAATATGGGTTTTGCCGAGTTGTTTGATCATCCTATCGACGAGCAGCCTTCTGCCTAA
- the LOC131769396 gene encoding NEDD4 family-interacting protein 1-like — MASNQRYEPVSTSEPPPPSSVPVVLTIAIPLEDDTACSPPPPYEPTEDQDTARDTDLPPSYDIAAKLPTYEEVERVKGDQDGLVERNAILLDGGVEVALGNDWLFLICFILAFVFNWLGFFAAYCMTNTIAGRYGAMSGFGLSAVKWILILKNSSSVDTEFVHSWLWWIALALGWLIFVQSILTYLNIKWWVKKGCRSFQRHWGMPRGSRDN, encoded by the exons GTGTCTACCAGTGAACCACCTCCACCCTCTTCTGTTCCTGTTGTCTTGACAATAGCCATACCCCTGGAGGACGATACTGCATGCTCTCCACCTCCCCCTTATGAACCAACTGAGGACCAGGATACTGCTAGAG ACACCGATCTTCCTCCATCCTATGATATTGCGGCTAAGCTACCAACTTATGAAGAGGTGGAAAGAGTGAAAGGGGATCAGGATGGTTTG gTTGAAAGGAATGCGATTTTGCTTGATGGTGGAGTAG AAGTTGCTCTTGGAAATGACTGGCTATTTTTGATCTGTTTTATCT TGGCTTTTGTTTTCAACTGGTTGGGATTCTTTGCTGCTTACTGTATGACCAACACTATTGCTGGAAGGTATGGTGCAATGTCTGGCTTTGGACTGTCCGCAGTGAAATGGATTCTTATACTTAAG AATTCATCTTCTGTTGACACAGAGTTTGTACACTCCTGGCTTTGGTGGATTGCTCTTGCCCTCG GATGGCTGATATTTGTTCAAAGTATTTTGACCTACTTGAACATCAAGTGGTGGGTGAAGAAAGGCTGTCGTTCTTTTCAGCGTCACTGGGGGATGCCACGAGGCAGCCGCGACAACTGA